One stretch of Candidatus Effluviviaceae Genus I sp. DNA includes these proteins:
- a CDS encoding tetratricopeptide repeat protein: MRRTAIAVAAIITISLASPRPAPGQSDRHPRAEAFLRYSVARLLEVQGAYDAALTQYLLAQSHDPGHCGMGTAIARVQARLGRVDEAEATVLRVRARCPRDAEALGTHADVLLSTGRYAELEEVVSDTGRSPYAPLEFLILLCESLIALDRPAEAVSLCRERCRADSLSPVLAFLHARVLLRSGDHEAAAAELLRAERLDPENRAVTVTLGEVLVALGRPEEGARRMERAVARASAGDREHATLARAYADMGAPERAVRHVREALAERGESGELLAALGAAQFSAGDVEGAFDTYERLLERDPDEVVALNFVAYVLAEEDRELDRALEYAERAARLAPTASEVRDTLGWVYYRLGRFEEARGELELAATLDEPSADTEEHLGDTLMALGLVEEARAAWRRALELEPDRESALRRLEAGDETGDPRP, from the coding sequence TTGAGACGAACGGCCATCGCAGTCGCAGCGATCATCACCATCAGCCTTGCGTCGCCCCGGCCCGCTCCGGGCCAGAGCGATCGGCATCCCAGGGCTGAGGCATTCCTGAGATACAGCGTCGCGCGGCTTCTGGAGGTCCAGGGCGCGTACGATGCCGCGCTCACGCAGTATCTGCTGGCCCAGTCACATGACCCGGGGCACTGCGGCATGGGAACCGCCATTGCCAGAGTGCAGGCTCGGCTCGGGCGCGTGGACGAGGCGGAAGCCACCGTTCTCAGAGTGCGCGCCCGCTGCCCGCGCGACGCGGAGGCGCTGGGGACACACGCGGACGTTCTTCTCTCGACGGGACGGTACGCTGAGCTCGAGGAGGTCGTGTCCGACACCGGGAGGTCCCCGTACGCGCCGCTCGAGTTTCTCATCCTGCTGTGCGAGAGCCTCATCGCGCTCGACAGGCCCGCGGAGGCGGTGAGCCTCTGCCGCGAGCGCTGCCGGGCGGACTCGCTGTCCCCGGTTCTGGCCTTCCTTCACGCCCGCGTCCTGCTTCGGAGCGGGGACCACGAGGCGGCCGCGGCCGAGCTCCTGCGAGCCGAGCGCCTCGACCCGGAGAACCGAGCCGTGACCGTCACGCTCGGCGAGGTGCTCGTCGCGCTCGGGCGACCCGAGGAGGGAGCACGCCGCATGGAACGGGCCGTCGCTCGCGCCTCGGCCGGCGACAGGGAGCACGCCACGCTCGCCAGAGCGTACGCCGACATGGGGGCGCCGGAACGCGCCGTGAGGCACGTGAGGGAGGCTCTCGCTGAGCGGGGCGAGTCGGGAGAGCTCCTCGCCGCGCTCGGGGCCGCGCAGTTCAGCGCGGGAGATGTCGAGGGCGCCTTCGACACCTATGAGCGGCTCCTCGAGAGGGACCCCGACGAGGTCGTGGCGCTCAACTTCGTGGCGTACGTGCTGGCGGAGGAGGACAGGGAACTGGACAGGGCGCTCGAGTACGCCGAGCGGGCGGCGCGCCTGGCCCCGACGGCGTCCGAGGTGAGGGACACGCTCGGCTGGGTCTACTACCGGCTGGGACGCTTCGAAGAAGCCCGTGGCGAGCTCGAGCTTGCGGCGACGCTCGACGAGCCGAGCGCGGACACCGAGGAGCACCTGGGGGACACGCTCATGGCCCTCGGATTGGTCGAAGAGGCGAGGGCCGCGTGGCGCCGCGCGCTCGAACTCGAGCCGGACCGGGAGAGCGCGCTTCGGCGCCTCGAGGCCGGGGACGAGACGGGAGACCCGCGACCATGA